One segment of Anomalospiza imberbis isolate Cuckoo-Finch-1a 21T00152 chromosome 2, ASM3175350v1, whole genome shotgun sequence DNA contains the following:
- the TASL gene encoding TLR adapter interacting with SLC15A4 on the lysosome → MLSEGYLHRITYLWEDLNPALYESLPDEGVYEMRRINYSSIGEGQGKSLLQRCRSAGKCVSSVCSRGSKHSRKQKDNLPQAVQHPTPTGQPPPATHVCEELTKKVTYLVPPSCKSICKNYNDLHIAGDYVVPISSVTTDFACDSGIGPFLESSEIPPAMESVKAPPTSDTIRRLGQGHSSCWRLASLGPHQQPLSDSALNDYLEQKLVELYKQYIMDSTANRASPTQILASELIMTNVDQISMQISRERNMETVKAKDIVISRFLQIASGKVSSEMSTPTLHISQYSHINA, encoded by the coding sequence ATGCTGTCGGAAGGTTACCTTCATAGAATTACCTACCTTTGGGAAGACCTGAACCCTGCGCTCTACGAGAGTTTGCCTGATGAAGGGGTGTACGAAATGAGGCGCATTAATTATTCTTCCATAGGCGAAGGCCAAGGAAAAAGCCTCCTTCAGAGATGCAGATCTGCTGGCAAGTGTGTTTCCTCAGTCTGCTCTAGAGGTAGCAAGCACAGCAGAAAGCAGAAGGATAATCTCCCACAAGCTGTCCAGCACCCAACACCCACAGGACAGCCACCTCCAGCTACGCATGTCTGTGAGGAGCTGACAAAAAAAGTCACCTACCTGGTTCCACCTTCCTGCAAGAGCATTTGCAAGAACTACAACGATTTGCATATAGCTGGGGACTACGTGGTGCCAATTAGCTCAGTCACGACAGATTTTGCTTGTGACAGCGGCATAGGCCCCTTCTTGGAGTCCTCAGAGATTCCTCCGGCCATGGAGTCTGTGAAGGCTCCCCCCACGAGTGACACCATCCGCAGGCTGGGCCAAGGCCACTCCTCGTGCTGGCGGCTGGCCAGCCTAGGGCCCCACCAGCAGCCCCTCTCCGACTCCGCCCTGAACGATTACCTGGAGCAGAAGCTGGTGGAACTGTACAAGCAGTACATCATGGACAGCACGGCAAACAGGGCATCCCCCACCCAGATCCTGGCCTCGGAGCTAATCATGACTAACGTGGATCAAATCAGCATGCAGATATCACGGGAGAGGAACATGGAGACTGTCAAGGCCAAAGACATTGTCATCAGCCGCTTCTTACAAATAGCCAGTGGGAAGGTTTCCTCAGAAATGAGCACACCTACTCTGCATATTTCCCAGTATAGTCACATTAATGCTTAG